The Pirellulales bacterium DNA segment CGTTACTCGGCAGCGCTAGTCGCCATTGGCATGTCGAGCAGCAAAGCCCGGACGCTGCGGCTGCTTTCGCTGCATGAAAAGCCGTGCGCTCGCTTGAGCCGGCTGTGGCGTTGGATCGGAATTCCCGCCGCCTTGATGTTGATGGTCGGCCTGGCGGTCGCTCAATCGCCAACGAACAAGCCAAAAACGGATGCAGCGAAATCCAATTCGCCCAACAAAGGAGCGGTGCAAAAATCATCCGCACAAACGAATTCAACTCCGGCCGGTGCAAAACCGGAAACCGCGCTTCCGGAATATCTGGTCGAGAAAGCCATTGCCGACGATGCGCTGATTTTGATGTATACCCAGCGGCTGGCCGAGGATCGGCAAGACCTGGCGGACATCGAGGCCAACAAAATCGATTACAGTCCCGACTACAAGGCTAAGCTGCCCGGCGAGATTAAATCGTTCGAGGATCGCATTGAAACGCGCAAAGCTGTCGTGCGCGCACAGCTCGCGGAAAAACTTCGTGAGGACCAGGCGATTACGGCAACCATGGCTGGCCCGGGAAGAGGTGGGCCAGCGTTCGTCATCGAGCCGGGAGATGTGGTGGTGATCTCGCAACCGGAGCTGATTCCCAAACGTCCCTCGCAGATCAGTTACTTCGCTAACATTGGCATCAAAGTTACCGGCACAAAACTCGAGGAGCCGATCAACGGCTCGTTCAATGTGGATAGTGCCGGCGAAGTCGTGCTGGGGCCCAGTTATGGCGCCGTCAAGGTCGCCGGATTGACGCGCCGCGATGCCGAAGAGGCGATCAAACTTCAGTTGGAGAAAACCTTGATGCAGCCCGTAGTGTCCGTGACCATGGACGAGAACCGCTGGGCCGAGCACTTGACGCACGGCCTAATCGTCGATGCCGCCGGCAGAATTCTGCTGGGCCCTTACGGCAAAGTGATGGTGGCCGGGCTGACGGAAACGGAGGCCGAAGCGGCCATCGAAAAGCAATTGGGTAATTTTTTCCGCGATCCGAAGATTCTGGTGCAAATCAACAAGCCCCAAAAAGAGCCGGGCAACTCGATAAACTTGAACAGCGCTGATGCCACGCTAAAGCAGGGATCGAAGGAGCTAACCGACGCCGATCACACGCTACGTCAGTCGTCGAAGGAGCTGACCGACGCTAGCGCCAGGCTAAGCCAGGGATCGAAGGAGTTAGCCGACCCAGATCACACGGCAGTGCGAAATGAAACGGAATCGCCCTACATCATTGAGCCGCCGGATATTTTGCTGATTACGCCGATCCGGCTGGTGCCGCGCGATGCGGTTCGCATTCAGCCAGGAGACAAAGTGATTATCGATGTCGAAGGCGCTCCTTACACTGAGCCGATTAAAGGTCAGTTCAAAGTCGACAGCAGTGGCGAAGTTGTGCTGGGACCCAGGTATGGATCGGTAAAAATTAGCGGACTAAAGCGGCGTGAGGCCCAGGAGGCGGTGAAAACACAATTGCAGACCGTGTTGAAAAGCCCGGAGGTCGCGCTAACGATTGATGAATCGCGCATCGAAAAAGGAATTGACGGACAGCATTTAGTCGGTCCGGATGGAACCATTAACTTGGGGACTTATGGCCAGGTGCAAGTCGATCACGACACCGTCCAGCAAGCGACAAAAGCAATCGAGGACAAGCTAAAAGGTTTCTTTCTGCAGGCCGAGGTGGCCATCGACATTTATGCTTATAACAGCAAAGTGTTTTATGTGATCGTCGATGGTCGGGCAGGTTCCACCATTTACCGGTTCCCCATTACGGGCAACGAAACGCTGCTGGACGCGGTGGCCCAAGTTCCGGGTTTGACGGGATTATCGGAATCGACGATTTTTATTGCCCGGCCTGTTCCTAAGGCAATCGACCGTTCCATTCCCGTCAATTGGAACGATGCGCTAAGCGGCACGAAGCCTGGAGCCAATCCGCCGATTTTAGCGGGCGATCGAATTTTCATTCAGGGCGCCTTCAGGGAACCGGGCTTAGGCAGTGGCGGCAGTTACAAAGCCCCCGCTTGGCCGCCAGGCGAAAAACCGCAGAATTCTCACGTTATTTCGACGCCCTCGCCGCCGAATCAATAATTATCGCGCGTGTTGCCGGTGGATGGATTATGGGATGAATGTTTGGTGGAATCGCGGGCGGCCCGACTGATGCAGTCGGGCTATATATTTGGGCGAAATTATTGGGCGAAATAAAAAGCGAGGAGAACAACAAAACCGCCGGGCGAGTTGGCTCGCGCCGGCGGTTGTGAAGACGGTTCCCGAGGCCGGGGCAAGCGAGGTCGATCCAAATTTGAAAGAAATCAAGGTGACGTTCAGCGCCAGCTTCCAAGATGCCAAGCATCGCCCGGCGGTGCCGTATTTGTTGGTGTTCAAAACGAAGGCGGCCGATCCGGAGAAAAAATAGCTGGACCAGCCGCTGGACAAGCCGAGCGGCTAAATACACGCGCGCTGTCAGAGAACGGCCGCCGCTAACCGCTCGTTCATGACGTGCCAAAAGGCACGGACGGCGGTAGGTTTGGCATCGAAAAAATCTTCGAAGAAGCCCGTTCGATTAAATTGTGGTGGGTAGGCGTAAAGCTCACCCTGGTCGCCACGCTCTTCGACCCAGTCCTCCGGTCGCCGCGAATCAACCGCTTTAAACAGCTTCGCAGGATACAAAAAAGGACGACCATGGTCGTTCAAAATGCGTAAATCGTCTGCCTCGATGCCAATTACCACATAGGGTTGACCAACACTCAGATCAGGATAGCGAGGGTTGCGACGTTTGAGTTTTACAATCATAGCTAACTCACTTCTTTACGTTTGATTTCGAATCGGCCCAAGCCAGGATGTTCATACCAATGGAATTCGTAAGTGCGATGCCCCATAGAAAACCGTGGACTGCTCTTTTTGATCCATTGAGCCGGCCGGCCCCCGTATTGTCGCACGAGCCGACGAACATCGCGAATGCGATTTCCCTTGGCAATCACACGAGATTGCGAAAGAAGATCTCGTGGAAGCTTGGGCATTTTTGCCACTCATGTGGAGCAATTTACAGCGAGCCTTCGGCGGTTTCGCGCGGCAGGGGAGCCTCGACCACCGCTTGCGAGGAGGAGCGTTTCCGATCGGCTTCCGTGCCCGGAACAATTTGCGGGCTGGGAGAAGTTTCCTCGATAATTTCCTTTAGCTCCACGCCGTCGATGGTTTCGTGATCGATCAACCGTTTGGCCAGCGCTTCCAACGAAGTCTTGCGGGCGGCGAGAATTTGCCGCACTTTGCCCATCGATTCGTCGACAATCCGTTTTACTTCTTCATCAATTTCGCGGGCGGTTTGCTCACTGTGCATGCGGGCCCGGCCAAACTCGTTGGCGGGACTAACCAAAAATGGCGAGCGGTCGCTTTGCCGATAATTCACCCGGCCCATGCGGCTCATGCCGTAATCCATGACCATGGAGCGGGCGATGTCGCTGGCACGTTCCAAATCGTTCGATGCGCCGGTGGAAACATCTTCGAAAATCATTTCTTCGGCAATGGTGCCCGCCAGCAGCACCTGGATGCGGGCCTCCAGTTCGCTTTGCGTCATCAAGTAGCGATCGTCCTCGGGCCGCTGCATGGTGTAACCCAAGGCCGCCAGGCCGCGCGGAATGATGGAAACTTTGTGAACCGGATCAGTATTCGGCAAGCTGTAAGCAACGAGCGCGTGGGCGGCTTCGTGATAGGCGACGCGCTGTTTTTCGTCCGGGTGAATTACCCGCTTGCGTTTTTCCAAGCCGGCGGTAACTCGCTCCACTCCTTCGTTGAACTCGGCCATGCCGACGGCGCTTTTGCCTTTGCGGGCGGCCAACAGGGCGGCTTCGTTCACTAAATTCGCCAGATCAGCGCCGACAAAGCCGGACGTTAGCCCGGCAATTTCTCTCAAATTGACGGCGTTGTCGAGCTTTACGTTTTGCACGTGAACTTTCAGAATTTCTTCACGGCCGCCAACATCGGGGCGATCGACCAGCACGTGCCGATCGAACCGGCCTGGCCGCAACAAAGCGGGGTCCAAAGTTTCGGGCCGGTTGGAAGCGGCCAGCACGATGACGCCGCTGTTGGAATTGAAGCCATCCATTTCGACCAGCAAAGCATTGAGGGTTTGCTCGCGCTCGTCGTGCCCACCAACCACACTGGAGCCGCGCGTTTTGCCGAGGGCATCGAGCTCGTCGATGAAAATAATGCACGGGGCCTTGGCCTGGGCCTGCTGAAACATATCGCGCACTCGGGCGGCGCCCACGCCGACAAACATTTCGACGAAGTCGGAACCCGAGAGGCTGAAAAATGGCACGCCGGCCTCGCCAGCAATGGCTTTGGCAAGCAGCGTTTTGCCGGTGCCTGGCGGTCCGACGAGCAGCACGCCTTTGGGAATGCGTCCGCCCAGCGCTTGGTAACGCTCGGGTTGACGCAGGAATTCGACCACTTCGCGCAGCTCTTCCACCGCTTCGTCGATGCCGGCCACGTCTTCAAAAGTAATGCCGATGTCTTCCTGGGCGTACATTTTTCCGCGGCTGCGCCCGAAGGCCATTGGGCTTCCCGCTCCGCCCAGCCGCCGCATCATAAATAAGAAGACGAGAATAAATAACGTGCTGAGGACCAGCATGGGCACGTAGTTGTGCCACAGGCTGGGAGGCTCGGAATAGTTGTAGCGAAGCTTGTTTTCTTGCAGCAGCTTTTCCAGCCGGTCGTCGTTGGTTAATTGGACCCCTTTGTTGGTATGAAACAACACGGTGTGGGGAGCCGCCGCGGCGGCAGCCGCACTGGAGGAGCCGTTGCTAGTGGTGTTTGTCGTGGAGGAGCCGGAAGAATTTTCGGCAGAATCGTCGGCGCCGCCGACCACTTCGCGACTGATTTTTCCCGTGACTTCGCTGCTGGAGATGATAATATCGGTCGGATTTTTGTAGAGTACTTCCTTCTCGTGCCCTTCGGCGCCTTCTTGCACCTTGTAGCCGGCTTTTCCGGCACTAATGACGTTCAGCAAATCGCTGTACTGCAATTCGTAGGCGGAATCTTGCCGCAGCCAACCGACAACCAGCAGAATGGTGACGCCGATGCCCAGCAGGTACCAGACGATGTTATTGCCGATCGGGGTCCCTTTTTTATCCGAGTTCGATTTCCCGGACGGCTTGGTCGATTTGGAGTTGCTTTCCATGCGAAAGTAAAGTTTAGTGGTCTCAGATGCCTTGATTCGTGGTTGCAGGGGGAGCCTACTGTCAATCCTATGTCGCTGGTTACATCCGTACAACCTTCTAAATATGGCAAGTTTGCCGAAAGGATCGTGCGAACGGCAAATTGGGCAAAATCGGCATGCTAACTTCTGGGTTGTCGCTGCTTTCGGGCGGACTTAGAATCCGGGAAGGAATTATTGGCGCGGTTAAGAATTGACCAGCGCGGTTTTAAAGAGATTGGACGATTCGGTTTCAAATTCGTGCGTTGCCACGATTGGACTGTTAGAAGCCTGAAATAAATTCGCTTTGCCGTTGTTGTTTTAATGACTTTGCCTGCTAAACGTATCGCCGTGCTGGGTTCGACGGGTTCGATTGGCGCAAGCACTCTCGACGTGGCGATGGCTTCCGACGGCAGGCTCCAAATTGTGGCCCTCGCTGCTCGCAACAGCACAGAGCAATTGCTGGAACAGGCGCAGAAGTTTTCGCCGAAATGGATTGTCGTGACGGACGCCGATGCTGCCCAGCGTCAAAATTGGGCTGGTTTGCCACGCGAAACCAAACTGCTGGCGGGCGAGCAGGCTCTGACCGACCTGATTTGTGAGCCGGAAATCGACATCGTCGTAGCGGCGATTGTGGGCGCCGCCGGATTACAAAGCACGTGGGCGGCACTGCAGGCCGGCAAAAAGGTGGCCCTGGCGAACAAAGAAACGCTGGTCATGGCGGGCCCGCTGGTCATGGCTTTGGCCGCGCGTACGGGAGCGGAAATTTTGCCCATCGACAGCGAGCATAGCGCGGTATTTCAGTGCTTGCAGGGCGGGGGGCGCAACGCCGTCAAGCGAATTATTTTGACCGCCAGCGGCGGGCCGTTTCGAAATTTTTCGCCGGAACAATTGGCTCGCGTAACCGTAGAACAAGCGCTGGAACATCCCACGTGGACGATGGGGCCAAAGGTGACCATCGATTCCGCCACGATGATGAATAAAGCTTTGGAAATTGTCGAAGCCAGGTGGCTATTTAACTTGAAGCCGGAGCAAATTGAGGTTGTCATTCATCCGCAATCGACCGTGCACTCGCTGGTGGAGTTTATAGATGGCTCCGTGATCGCGCAGCTGGGTGCTCCCGATATGCGGGTTCCCATTCAATACGCGCTCGATTATCCCGAGCGGCAGGCCGCACCCTGGCCCAGGCTGGATTTTTCCCGGTCGCAGCGGCTCGATTTTGAGCCCGCAGATTTTGATCGCTGGCCGGCATTGGAATTGGGGCATCAAGCTGCCCGTACGGGCGGCACAACCGGCGCGGTGCTTAACGGGGCTAACGAGGAAGCGGTGCAAAGTTTTTTAGCCGGGGAACTGGAATTTACAGAGATTGTGCCGGTTTGTCGAAGTATTGTTGAACATCACACCTTTGATTCTCAGCCCACGCTTACGCGGCTATTGGAAGCAGATCGTTGGGCTCGCCAGGAGGTCACACGTTGGGTATGCACTTAATTGCCTCGAATTGGATTTTGTGGTTGGCCACGCCCGCTAATTGGCCCATTATTCTGGCGGTTGCCGGCGGCTTGGGCTTCGTCATTTTTGTGCACGAATTGGGACATTTTCTGGTCGCCAAAGCCTGCGGCGTGAAGTGCGAGAAATTTTATCTGGGCTTCGATATTTACGGCCTGAAGCTGTGCAAGTTCCAGTGGGGCGAAACCGAGTACGGCATCGGCATTTTGCCCCTGGGCGGCTATGTGAAGATGCTCGGCCAGGACGATAATCCTGCGCGCATGGCGGAAGAAACTCGCCGCGCTCAATTACCGAGTCAGGCCGCCGGCGCCAGCGCAGATCGCGCTCCGCCGCTCACGCATGGCGATTTGCCATCGGAACCGGTTTCCAATCCGCACGTGCCCTACGATCCGCGCAGCTACATGGCGCAAAGCGTGCCCAAGCGCATGGCCATTATTTCCGCCGGCGTCATCATGAACGTTATTTTCGCGTTCCTCATGGCCACGGTGGCTTATGCCTTGGGAGTACCGGAAACACCGTGTGTGGTTGGTGGCACTTTGGTGGGCGGCGCCGCGTGGCAAGCGGGCTTAGAGCCGGGGGATAAAATCACGCGCATCGGCAAACTAAGCCATCCGCGTTTTGAAGATCTGAAAAGTAGCGTCACGCTGGGTGATGTCAAAGACGGAATTCGCTTCACGGTCGAGCGCTTCGCGGACAACAAATCGCAAGACATTACGCTATATCCCGATTCCTCGCTGGGCTTGCCGATGATCGGCATTTCCGGCGGGCTGGTCCCCACGCTGAATCGTCCCGGCTTTCCTCCGACGGTGCCGTTAACGGCCGCGCGACGGGCCACACCAGCTTTCAAAGTGGGTGATACCATTGTGCAAATCAACCAGACGCCAATTCACGACAATCGAGATTTAGAGTTGGCGTTCGCGAAATATGTTGACGAGCCCATCCATGTTACCGTCAACCGAATTAAAGAAGGCGAAAAAGATAAAGCCGTCGCACAAGCTGGCAAAAAGCCACCGACCGAAAGCATTGACATTTCCGTTCAGCCGACTCCGCTGCTGGACATCGGCTTGATGATGCCACTGGGGCCCATTGCGATGGTGCAAAAGAATTCGCCTGCGGAACGGGCCGGATTGAAAGTGGGAGAAAAAATTGTGGCCGTCGGAGGGCAACCGGTCGGCAATCCATTTACGCTGGAACAGCGGTTACTGAAATCTGCGGCCGCCGGTAAAACGGTGACACTAAAAATTGATCGTTCCGGCGCTGCTGGCACGGAAGTTACACTAACGCCGCAGGTGCAGCAGTTTCCAGAACTGTATCAGGATAATTCGCCGCTGGCGCTGTCGGCCATCGGCGTGGCCTGCGAAGTTCCGCCGACGGTGGTGGCGGTTCAGCCTGGCTCAGCAGCCGCGGCGGCCGACATTCAGCCGGGCGACGAAATCGTTTCAGAAAAACCTGTAGCCCCAGCTAAATTGCCGGGTCCGCCAGATCTGTTGCCCGATGAAGAATTAGGCTCTTTACCGACCGTTGAGTTTGGAAAGAAACTGAGTTGGCCCGGTTACATTTTGGGCGTGTTATCAACATTTACCCCCGACATGAAAGTGCAATTGACAGTAAAAAGGGGAGACAAAACGCACACCGTGGAATTGGGTCTGGCAGAAATGAAAGACGACAAGGGCGACGTGATGCACACGCCTAGCCGTGGGTTTTACTGGGCGCAACTGACAATCATGCATCAGGCGGAGTCGTGGGGCGAAGCCGTTCATGCCGGGGCGGCGCAAACCGTCGATTCGCTCCTCATGGTCTATCGGTTCTTGCAAAAAATCGGCACGCAAATACCCGTGACCATGCTTTCCGGCCCGGTGGGAATCATTCAACAGGCAGGGTACGAAGCGCAGCAAGGCTTTGCCAAGTTTCTGCTGTTTCTGACTTTGCTGAGTGCGAACTTGGCCGTGGTGAACTTCCTGCCAATCCCCGTGCTCGACGGCGGCCACATGGTGTTTTTGCTGTACGAAGGATTGCGCGGCAAGCCGGCCAGCGAGCGAATTGTGGTCGGCTTTACTTACGCGGGGCTCATTTTCTTGTTGTCGCTCATGCTGTTTGTGCTGGCGCTGGATACCGGTTTGATTTCGAGGCTGTAATCTCGCGGCAACGAGGGAGCGATCCATGGCAAAGAAATCTGCCGAGGTAGATGTATACATTGCCAACGCTGCAAGTTTCGCCAAGCCCATCTTAAATCATCTGCGACGTGCGGTGCTGACCGCTTGCCCCCAGGCCGAAGAAACGCTGAAGTGGCGCTGTCCGCACTTTGTGTATGGCGGAAAGTTATTGTGTTCGATGGCGACCTTTAAGCAGCACTGCGCGCTGGGATTCTCGCATGCCGGCATGAAGTCGGCACTGGCGGAGGTCGAAAAAGATGGAGCGGAGCAATTCCAATTGGATCGTATTGTCGACTTATCTGATTTGCCCTCGAAAGCAGTGATCGCAAGACTGGTCAAACAGGCCATGCAACTGACGGACGACGGAATCAAATCCACCACGCGTTCCAAGCGAAAAACGGCCAAGCCCGTCAAAGTTCCCGCAGATCTGCAAACGGCACTCAAGAAAAACAAAAAAGCGCAAGCAGCGTTCGAGAATTTCAGCCCCAGCCATCAACGAGAATACGTCCAGTGGATCGTCGAAGCCAAGCGCCCCGAAACGCGATTGAAATGTCTGCAAACCACGCTGCAATGGCTATCGTCGGGCAAGTCGCGCAATTGGAAATACGATCGCAAATAATCACGGTCAATCTCAGGGGAGCAGCATGAGTTGAGTTCGGCTCGAGAAATCCGGCTATGACACTGATCGAGTTAATTGTATTTCTGATCTGGTTGAGTAGTGGAATCGCCGGAGCCGCGGGGGGACAGAATCTTTTCGGCTGGCCTGGCGCAGTAGTCGGATTTGTAATTGGCGCCGCAGTGGCTTTGCTCGGACTGATGGGGCTTTTCAAGATCGGTTCTTATTTTGAGGAAATGCTATATCGTGGGCGCCCGCGTCGCCCCGTATGCAAGAATGGAACTTGTCATCTTGGCGATTACAAGGCAGCCTGGGAAGAAACTGCCGCGGGCCCTCGTCGTTACAGTTTCCGGTTCACTTGCCCATGCGGCACACGCTATCAACATGTTGGCCGTCGATTTATGGAAGTATTGCCCGATGAAAGCTTGCAGCCCTATCGGGTTTGGAAGCCCTTCCAGGGCTGGTTTCCCGACGACGGGGAGCCGGTAAAACCACAGTGAATTTGGGCCCAACAAACCGCTCTTGATTCGTTTTCAGGCAAGGGGTTAGATTGATTTTCCCCGATGGGGATTCCGATGACATTGCACCGGTCGTGAACGATCTGGGCGGCGTGGATTGGCCGCCAGTCGCTTGCTGTTGGCTGGGCATCGGGATGATTTCGGCTGGCCGCCTGCTGTAGATTGCGGCCCAGGCTGGAAAGGATGCCGCCATGGCGATGACGTTGGCCGATATAGCGCAATTGGTTGCCGGGAAAGTCGTCGGCGATCCTGCGCGCGAGATTGTCGACGCGAATATTTT contains these protein-coding regions:
- a CDS encoding polysaccharide biosynthesis/export family protein — its product is MSHLFSLLPADGWQRLLCDVLWQSTLIGALGLLAAQFFVRQSAARAWLLLVVLSACVLIPVASWAARQMQWTVLASATFPVPLSEDRAIAGDSPWRGESIHTTATGSANVPTIQDQELQSLEVSTIDDAAKPIAASPVSELASEAHMPADPPVEPGANGRMRMETTAAVFSMLWLGIIWLAASALLALRLVASTIATRRLLHRAKPSDDAQLLAAATVAAQRVGLSGIPRMSISPQVHTPMILALGRPQLLVPAAYGQNSQKIDWVAAFTHELAHAARHDGWARLWIELVTMLLPLAPLVWVLRHRFQIASEQACDDWAVASGTDPVDLADTLTAWMNPRRYSAALVAIGMSSSKARTLRLLSLHEKPCARLSRLWRWIGIPAALMLMVGLAVAQSPTNKPKTDAAKSNSPNKGAVQKSSAQTNSTPAGAKPETALPEYLVEKAIADDALILMYTQRLAEDRQDLADIEANKIDYSPDYKAKLPGEIKSFEDRIETRKAVVRAQLAEKLREDQAITATMAGPGRGGPAFVIEPGDVVVISQPELIPKRPSQISYFANIGIKVTGTKLEEPINGSFNVDSAGEVVLGPSYGAVKVAGLTRRDAEEAIKLQLEKTLMQPVVSVTMDENRWAEHLTHGLIVDAAGRILLGPYGKVMVAGLTETEAEAAIEKQLGNFFRDPKILVQINKPQKEPGNSINLNSADATLKQGSKELTDADHTLRQSSKELTDASARLSQGSKELADPDHTAVRNETESPYIIEPPDILLITPIRLVPRDAVRIQPGDKVIIDVEGAPYTEPIKGQFKVDSSGEVVLGPRYGSVKISGLKRREAQEAVKTQLQTVLKSPEVALTIDESRIEKGIDGQHLVGPDGTINLGTYGQVQVDHDTVQQATKAIEDKLKGFFLQAEVAIDIYAYNSKVFYVIVDGRAGSTIYRFPITGNETLLDAVAQVPGLTGLSESTIFIARPVPKAIDRSIPVNWNDALSGTKPGANPPILAGDRIFIQGAFREPGLGSGGSYKAPAWPPGEKPQNSHVISTPSPPNQ
- a CDS encoding Ig-like domain-containing protein translates to MGEIIGRNKKRGEQQNRRASWLAPAVVKTVPEAGASEVDPNLKEIKVTFSASFQDAKHRPAVPYLLVFKTKAADPEKK
- the ftsH gene encoding ATP-dependent zinc metalloprotease FtsH; translation: MESNSKSTKPSGKSNSDKKGTPIGNNIVWYLLGIGVTILLVVGWLRQDSAYELQYSDLLNVISAGKAGYKVQEGAEGHEKEVLYKNPTDIIISSSEVTGKISREVVGGADDSAENSSGSSTTNTTSNGSSSAAAAAAAPHTVLFHTNKGVQLTNDDRLEKLLQENKLRYNYSEPPSLWHNYVPMLVLSTLFILVFLFMMRRLGGAGSPMAFGRSRGKMYAQEDIGITFEDVAGIDEAVEELREVVEFLRQPERYQALGGRIPKGVLLVGPPGTGKTLLAKAIAGEAGVPFFSLSGSDFVEMFVGVGAARVRDMFQQAQAKAPCIIFIDELDALGKTRGSSVVGGHDEREQTLNALLVEMDGFNSNSGVIVLAASNRPETLDPALLRPGRFDRHVLVDRPDVGGREEILKVHVQNVKLDNAVNLREIAGLTSGFVGADLANLVNEAALLAARKGKSAVGMAEFNEGVERVTAGLEKRKRVIHPDEKQRVAYHEAAHALVAYSLPNTDPVHKVSIIPRGLAALGYTMQRPEDDRYLMTQSELEARIQVLLAGTIAEEMIFEDVSTGASNDLERASDIARSMVMDYGMSRMGRVNYRQSDRSPFLVSPANEFGRARMHSEQTAREIDEEVKRIVDESMGKVRQILAARKTSLEALAKRLIDHETIDGVELKEIIEETSPSPQIVPGTEADRKRSSSQAVVEAPLPRETAEGSL
- a CDS encoding 1-deoxy-D-xylulose-5-phosphate reductoisomerase, which translates into the protein MTLPAKRIAVLGSTGSIGASTLDVAMASDGRLQIVALAARNSTEQLLEQAQKFSPKWIVVTDADAAQRQNWAGLPRETKLLAGEQALTDLICEPEIDIVVAAIVGAAGLQSTWAALQAGKKVALANKETLVMAGPLVMALAARTGAEILPIDSEHSAVFQCLQGGGRNAVKRIILTASGGPFRNFSPEQLARVTVEQALEHPTWTMGPKVTIDSATMMNKALEIVEARWLFNLKPEQIEVVIHPQSTVHSLVEFIDGSVIAQLGAPDMRVPIQYALDYPERQAAPWPRLDFSRSQRLDFEPADFDRWPALELGHQAARTGGTTGAVLNGANEEAVQSFLAGELEFTEIVPVCRSIVEHHTFDSQPTLTRLLEADRWARQEVTRWVCT
- a CDS encoding site-2 protease family protein, whose translation is MHLIASNWILWLATPANWPIILAVAGGLGFVIFVHELGHFLVAKACGVKCEKFYLGFDIYGLKLCKFQWGETEYGIGILPLGGYVKMLGQDDNPARMAEETRRAQLPSQAAGASADRAPPLTHGDLPSEPVSNPHVPYDPRSYMAQSVPKRMAIISAGVIMNVIFAFLMATVAYALGVPETPCVVGGTLVGGAAWQAGLEPGDKITRIGKLSHPRFEDLKSSVTLGDVKDGIRFTVERFADNKSQDITLYPDSSLGLPMIGISGGLVPTLNRPGFPPTVPLTAARRATPAFKVGDTIVQINQTPIHDNRDLELAFAKYVDEPIHVTVNRIKEGEKDKAVAQAGKKPPTESIDISVQPTPLLDIGLMMPLGPIAMVQKNSPAERAGLKVGEKIVAVGGQPVGNPFTLEQRLLKSAAAGKTVTLKIDRSGAAGTEVTLTPQVQQFPELYQDNSPLALSAIGVACEVPPTVVAVQPGSAAAAADIQPGDEIVSEKPVAPAKLPGPPDLLPDEELGSLPTVEFGKKLSWPGYILGVLSTFTPDMKVQLTVKRGDKTHTVELGLAEMKDDKGDVMHTPSRGFYWAQLTIMHQAESWGEAVHAGAAQTVDSLLMVYRFLQKIGTQIPVTMLSGPVGIIQQAGYEAQQGFAKFLLFLTLLSANLAVVNFLPIPVLDGGHMVFLLYEGLRGKPASERIVVGFTYAGLIFLLSLMLFVLALDTGLISRL
- a CDS encoding YdeI/OmpD-associated family protein, which produces MAKKSAEVDVYIANAASFAKPILNHLRRAVLTACPQAEETLKWRCPHFVYGGKLLCSMATFKQHCALGFSHAGMKSALAEVEKDGAEQFQLDRIVDLSDLPSKAVIARLVKQAMQLTDDGIKSTTRSKRKTAKPVKVPADLQTALKKNKKAQAAFENFSPSHQREYVQWIVEAKRPETRLKCLQTTLQWLSSGKSRNWKYDRK